A genomic region of Syntrophorhabdaceae bacterium contains the following coding sequences:
- a CDS encoding glycosyltransferase family 2 protein, translating to MTNARENSQCIRNPFNSGRIGACITNPTITIGLTFYNSADTLWDALKSIFAQTFEDWELIIIDDQSTDGSYEIAASIKDHRVKVYRQDRRLGFVSALNRMAGLAVGAYYARMDSDDMMHPDRLTRQLEFLRVHPNVDVVDTAMYSMDRACRPTGVRGMGLLDPRPAVLLRGGFLHHATVMGRTEWFRKNPYDPAFIRAEDCELWCRTFTASQYARLSEPLYFVREGLVSVDNYLKSLETIRRIIRTRGPKLTGKWRMAQLIGESYAKGLIYRVLGSFNRHDLLVNMRNRTITNYEKERVRSIIESIQSTHVPGFRI from the coding sequence GTGACAAATGCAAGGGAGAATTCGCAATGCATTCGGAATCCATTCAATTCTGGACGCATAGGGGCTTGCATAACGAATCCCACAATCACCATAGGTCTCACCTTTTACAACAGCGCTGACACCTTGTGGGACGCGCTTAAGTCGATTTTCGCCCAGACGTTTGAGGACTGGGAGCTCATTATTATTGACGATCAATCGACGGACGGCTCATATGAGATCGCCGCGTCTATTAAGGATCATCGTGTCAAGGTTTATCGTCAGGATAGACGGCTCGGATTTGTCAGTGCGTTGAACAGGATGGCAGGTTTGGCCGTGGGCGCGTACTACGCGCGAATGGACTCGGATGATATGATGCACCCGGACAGATTGACGCGGCAACTGGAGTTCTTAAGGGTGCATCCCAACGTCGATGTCGTCGACACGGCCATGTACTCTATGGATAGGGCGTGCCGGCCGACAGGGGTGCGGGGAATGGGTTTGTTGGATCCGCGGCCGGCTGTCTTGTTACGGGGAGGCTTTCTTCATCACGCCACTGTAATGGGCCGCACGGAATGGTTCCGAAAGAACCCTTACGATCCTGCCTTTATACGCGCCGAAGACTGCGAGCTCTGGTGCAGGACCTTTACAGCTTCACAGTATGCCAGACTCAGCGAGCCGCTCTATTTTGTGCGGGAGGGTCTCGTCAGCGTGGACAATTATCTCAAGAGCCTTGAGACTATACGGCGGATAATCAGGACGCGCGGACCAAAACTGACTGGCAAGTGGCGGATGGCACAACTAATCGGCGAGTCATATGCGAAAGGTCTCATCTATCGAGTGCTCGGTTCATTCAATCGGCACGACTTGCTGGTGAATATGCGTAACCGTACAATAACAAATTACGAAAAAGAACGGGTAAGATCCATCATCGAATCTATCCAATCAACGCATGTTCCCGGATTCCGAATCTGA
- a CDS encoding glycosyltransferase family 4 protein: protein MKKKVCFVATLEMSVKVFLTDHMRLLQEFFDLSVAVNTENPAFLLTYGVRANVIPVGLRRRISLVRDFQTFLIFYRLFKRERFDIIHSIMPKSGLLAMAAGFFARVPVRVHTFTGQVWKNSRGLKRFVLKTMDRIVVRCATHILVDSLSQREFLARERVVSLKKSSVIGDGSICGVDTQRFRLDKEARDHIRGDHSIAPDDIVFCFLGRMKRDKGVLDLARAFSALCSRSDRVHLLIAGPDEDNISDEVARICAHCSDRVHIVGYADEPAKYLSASDVFCLPSYREGFGLVIIEAAAVGIPSIGSNIYGISDTIDDGTTGFFFEMGAYHDLMLKMTRFVDDPSLIKTMGEKARVRALEKYPKEKITAAMLKYYKSLCRLS, encoded by the coding sequence ATGAAAAAGAAAGTCTGTTTTGTAGCAACACTTGAGATGTCCGTTAAGGTCTTCCTTACAGATCATATGCGGCTGCTCCAGGAGTTCTTTGATCTCAGCGTCGCTGTTAATACGGAAAACCCTGCGTTCCTTCTGACCTACGGGGTAAGGGCGAACGTAATCCCGGTGGGGCTTAGAAGGAGGATATCGCTTGTTCGGGATTTCCAGACGTTTCTTATCTTCTACAGATTATTCAAGAGGGAGAGGTTTGATATCATCCATTCGATTATGCCTAAATCGGGATTGCTCGCGATGGCTGCGGGCTTTTTCGCGAGGGTGCCCGTCAGAGTGCATACATTCACAGGCCAGGTATGGAAGAACAGTAGGGGATTAAAACGGTTTGTGCTTAAGACCATGGACAGAATAGTTGTGCGCTGCGCCACCCACATTCTTGTGGACAGTCTGTCTCAGCGGGAGTTTCTTGCCCGGGAGCGTGTTGTGAGCCTTAAGAAGTCATCGGTCATAGGTGACGGGTCTATTTGTGGCGTTGACACTCAAAGGTTTAGGCTCGATAAAGAGGCCCGAGATCATATACGTGGTGACCATAGCATTGCTCCGGATGACATAGTCTTTTGCTTTCTCGGCAGAATGAAACGGGACAAGGGCGTTCTTGATCTCGCACGGGCGTTTTCAGCCCTTTGCAGCAGGTCCGACCGTGTGCACCTTCTGATAGCTGGTCCTGATGAAGATAATATCAGTGATGAAGTTGCAAGAATATGTGCTCACTGCTCAGATAGAGTTCATATTGTCGGGTATGCCGATGAACCGGCGAAGTACTTGTCGGCTTCGGATGTCTTCTGTCTCCCCAGTTACCGTGAGGGATTCGGACTTGTGATCATCGAGGCCGCAGCTGTGGGTATCCCTTCCATAGGATCGAACATATATGGTATCAGCGATACCATCGATGACGGAACGACCGGCTTCTTCTTTGAGATGGGCGCGTACCACGACTTAATGTTGAAAATGACGCGTTTTGTCGATGACCCTTCGTTGATTAAGACCATGGGCGAGAAAGCAAGGGTGAGGGCATTGGAGAAATATCCGAAGGAGAAGATAACTGCAGCCATGCTTAAGTATTACAAGTCTCTTTGCAGATTGTCGTGA
- a CDS encoding sugar transferase, with product MKRAFDTALSFIALIVFCLPMVLIALIIRFSMGGPVFFKQERPGYRGRPFIIRKFRTMSFDRDSNGKVLCDTERLTGLGKFMRRYSLDELPQLINVLKGDLSFVGPRPLLMEYLPRYSVEQARRHEVKPGITGWAQVNGRNAISWEEKFKLDVWYVDHQSFSLDMKIIWLTLIKVLKREGISANGHATMPEFTGSNVGGK from the coding sequence ATGAAGCGTGCCTTCGATACTGCTCTGTCTTTTATCGCGCTTATTGTCTTTTGTCTTCCTATGGTTCTTATAGCTCTTATCATACGTTTTTCCATGGGAGGTCCCGTTTTTTTTAAGCAGGAGCGTCCCGGATATCGCGGGCGTCCTTTTATCATCAGAAAGTTCAGAACCATGAGTTTTGACAGGGATAGCAACGGTAAGGTCCTGTGTGACACGGAGAGATTGACAGGTCTGGGGAAATTTATGAGAAGATACAGTCTCGATGAATTGCCGCAACTGATCAACGTTCTCAAGGGAGATTTGAGCTTTGTGGGTCCAAGGCCACTTCTTATGGAGTATTTGCCCCGATACTCGGTCGAACAGGCACGTCGACATGAGGTCAAACCGGGCATCACAGGCTGGGCACAGGTGAACGGTAGGAATGCGATAAGCTGGGAGGAGAAATTCAAACTCGATGTGTGGTATGTTGATCATCAAAGTTTCTCGCTCGATATGAAGATTATCTGGTTGACATTGATAAAGGTTCTGAAAAGGGAAGGAATTAGCGCAAACGGGCATGCGACCATGCCCGAGTTCACGGGTTCCAATGTAGGGGGCAAATGA
- a CDS encoding acetyltransferase codes for MRESVIVIGAGGHAKVVVSTLIAAGVEVSKIYDDHADKWKSSIFGIPIVGPLSDIGDDSSVAAITAIGDNKTRKRVVARFPHLRWIAVVHPAAYVHPNARIGQGTVVFAKAVVQPDAVIGDHCIVNTGATVDHDCRIGNYVHISPGVNLAGDVQLLEGVFCGIGSKVINGITVGRWSSVGAGGVVVSDLPDASVAVGVPAKVIARAEADEG; via the coding sequence ATGCGGGAGAGCGTGATCGTGATAGGCGCAGGAGGACACGCAAAAGTAGTGGTGAGCACACTTATTGCGGCAGGCGTAGAGGTGAGCAAAATCTATGACGATCATGCCGACAAATGGAAGAGTAGCATCTTCGGAATTCCAATCGTCGGACCGCTCTCCGATATCGGTGATGATAGTAGCGTGGCGGCCATTACCGCCATAGGAGACAACAAAACACGAAAGCGCGTTGTTGCCCGGTTCCCGCATCTACGATGGATAGCCGTGGTACATCCCGCTGCCTATGTGCATCCCAACGCCCGTATAGGGCAGGGGACGGTGGTCTTCGCCAAAGCGGTGGTTCAGCCCGACGCCGTTATCGGGGACCACTGTATAGTCAATACAGGAGCCACAGTAGACCATGACTGTCGGATCGGCAATTACGTACATATTTCACCGGGCGTCAATCTGGCCGGGGATGTTCAATTGCTGGAAGGTGTCTTTTGCGGGATTGGCAGCAAAGTGATAAATGGAATAACTGTGGGCAGATGGTCGAGCGTCGGGGCAGGAGGTGTGGTGGTCAGCGATCTTCCTGATGCTTCCGTTGCGGTTGGCGTGCCCGCAAAAGTGATCGCACGGGCCGAGGCCGATGAAGGCTGA
- a CDS encoding glycosyltransferase family 39 protein, whose protein sequence is MKEQTTTYLSSRANPLFISILLFAAAFLVRYFMANVQIITMDGILYIKTAKGIGSGNLGSISDYGFFNLYSFLIALFQRFLHDWEFSAKMVSVLFGSLTVVPLFLLTRGLFNEKIALLSALFYIVHPHFAEYASDVLREPVFWFFSVVALWLAWEGISRSKYWLFVLSSLATILAVFTRMEGAMVLVIVVLWILWSSVSGRTKRRTVLIYICVFLFTLPILASPGLLLLKNRLHRWEVGLSVDKIPQLMSAQSNPMKLESEIPVQASGRFQAFFELSARHRYSSFLMEVVYKFIKSFGFPLILLFLFGVYRRRAIPYSQGDALVLIWFLVALCGSFAYVAKTYYLGTRHGLLMAFPALIWAGTGFLEAREKIRNWLAGQKVVSKYFRFDAVFLFCLVMILLVPQTASSYRSDKAELKKAGIALKHEGFSAAVFIVQPSLERVAFYADSDAIELPNKAGNEMITDLASHYKGRLMIIDERTIENYRPGFLKMVFSSGFKRVIIPGMDGYKEYAFLIYRIQ, encoded by the coding sequence ATGAAGGAACAGACAACGACCTATCTTTCTTCCAGGGCAAACCCGCTCTTTATATCCATATTGCTCTTTGCTGCAGCCTTCCTTGTCCGATATTTCATGGCAAATGTCCAGATAATTACCATGGACGGCATTCTCTACATCAAAACTGCAAAGGGGATCGGCTCGGGCAATTTGGGTAGTATAAGTGACTACGGTTTTTTCAATCTTTACTCATTTCTGATAGCCCTGTTTCAAAGGTTTTTACACGATTGGGAGTTCTCAGCAAAGATGGTCTCGGTCTTGTTCGGGTCTTTGACTGTGGTGCCGCTCTTCTTACTCACGAGGGGATTATTCAATGAGAAGATAGCTCTTCTATCCGCCCTGTTCTACATTGTGCATCCACATTTCGCGGAGTATGCATCGGATGTGCTGAGAGAGCCCGTCTTCTGGTTCTTTTCCGTTGTTGCGCTGTGGCTCGCATGGGAGGGCATTTCTCGCAGCAAATACTGGCTATTCGTTTTATCGAGTTTAGCCACCATCCTCGCCGTCTTTACCAGGATGGAGGGGGCCATGGTTCTCGTAATAGTCGTTCTATGGATACTCTGGTCCAGTGTTAGCGGCAGAACGAAAAGAAGAACTGTCCTTATCTATATATGCGTATTTCTTTTCACTCTTCCAATTCTAGCCTCACCGGGTTTATTGCTTTTGAAAAACAGGCTTCACAGGTGGGAAGTGGGGCTTTCTGTGGATAAGATTCCCCAGTTGATGTCAGCTCAAAGTAACCCGATGAAACTGGAGTCGGAGATTCCCGTGCAGGCATCGGGCCGATTTCAGGCATTTTTTGAGCTCTCTGCCCGACATCGCTATTCTAGCTTCCTTATGGAAGTAGTGTACAAGTTTATCAAGTCCTTCGGTTTTCCGCTCATTCTGCTATTCCTGTTTGGAGTCTATAGGCGACGGGCTATCCCCTATTCGCAGGGTGACGCGCTTGTTCTCATCTGGTTTCTTGTGGCCCTGTGTGGGTCTTTCGCGTATGTGGCAAAAACGTATTATCTGGGTACCCGTCATGGGCTGCTTATGGCATTTCCCGCCTTGATCTGGGCCGGCACTGGTTTTTTGGAAGCGCGAGAGAAGATAAGAAATTGGCTCGCCGGTCAAAAAGTGGTCTCAAAGTACTTCCGGTTTGATGCGGTCTTCTTATTTTGTCTCGTTATGATCCTTTTGGTCCCGCAAACCGCCTCGTCGTACAGGTCAGATAAGGCAGAACTCAAAAAGGCGGGAATAGCGTTAAAACATGAGGGTTTCTCCGCAGCGGTATTCATTGTTCAACCCTCGCTTGAGCGGGTCGCTTTTTACGCGGATTCGGATGCCATAGAATTGCCCAATAAGGCGGGTAACGAAATGATCACGGATTTGGCGAGTCATTATAAGGGAAGATTGATGATAATAGACGAACGAACCATAGAGAACTATAGGCCCGGTTTTCTCAAGATGGTTTTCTCAAGCGGGTTTAAGAGGGTGATAATTCCCGGGATGGACGGCTACAAGGAATACGCTTTTCTGATTTACAGGATTCAATAA
- a CDS encoding nucleoside-diphosphate sugar epimerase/dehydratase, with amino-acid sequence MKLSGTWKRIIVVGGDVFLTAFAYWFAYVLRFNFSVPAIFYQKFVESVLVLIVLRLASFYWFGLYSGIWRYASISDLARILKAVTLSSFLFVAYETFFFRLADFSRSVFIIDWCIITICVGGSRFLYRLSREFSFMKNKNGKKVIIIGAGDAGEMLLREIRQNPALDYDIVGFLDNGPSRKGMRIHDVSVLGGIDDLAKIGMKEGADQVIVAIPTITGGELRGIKEQCDAAGMVCKTLPAISDILKGKITVNQIREISIEDLLGREHIELNRDQIRDYLYGKRVLVTGAAGSIGLELCRQIVKVEPEHLVLFERVENELYNVELEFSETFPHGSHVFVLGDILDVAKVERVMETYKPQVVFHAAAYKHVPMMEAHPFEAIRNNIQGTLNVAEASAKYGVEKFVLISTDKAVEPANIMGATKRIAELICQGMNQLQSTKFIAVRFGNVLNSAGSVIPLFKRQIMKGGPVTVTHPDMTRYFMSIPEAAQLVMQAGAIGRGGEIFVLDMGEPVKIVDLARDMIRLMGLKVGEDIDITYSGLRPGEKIHEELVSREEEVESRPHEKIMMVKTTRVDWVELKQGVGELLREINGNGVEEIRRLLFLLIPESSGPR; translated from the coding sequence ATGAAACTTTCCGGCACCTGGAAAAGGATTATAGTCGTGGGCGGCGATGTATTTCTGACCGCCTTTGCATATTGGTTTGCCTATGTGTTGCGGTTCAATTTTTCCGTGCCCGCGATTTTCTATCAAAAATTCGTGGAGTCTGTTCTTGTGCTCATAGTACTGAGGTTGGCCTCGTTTTATTGGTTCGGCCTCTATAGCGGCATATGGAGATATGCTTCGATAAGCGATTTGGCCCGGATACTGAAAGCGGTTACGCTGAGCTCCTTTCTCTTTGTGGCATATGAAACATTTTTCTTCCGCCTTGCTGATTTTTCCAGATCCGTCTTTATTATAGATTGGTGTATCATCACTATCTGCGTCGGTGGATCGCGGTTCCTGTACCGACTCTCTCGCGAATTCTCCTTCATGAAGAACAAGAACGGCAAAAAGGTGATCATTATAGGGGCTGGTGACGCGGGAGAGATGCTACTCAGAGAGATACGGCAGAATCCGGCCCTCGACTATGATATCGTCGGTTTTCTCGACAACGGCCCGTCTAGAAAGGGCATGAGAATACACGATGTTTCGGTTCTCGGGGGTATCGATGATCTTGCTAAGATAGGTATGAAAGAGGGGGCAGATCAGGTCATTGTTGCGATCCCAACGATCACCGGCGGAGAACTGCGCGGGATAAAAGAGCAGTGCGATGCCGCAGGCATGGTCTGCAAGACATTGCCTGCGATCAGTGACATTCTGAAGGGCAAAATCACCGTAAATCAGATCAGGGAGATCAGTATAGAAGACCTCCTGGGAAGAGAGCATATCGAACTCAACAGAGACCAGATCCGCGATTATCTGTACGGCAAGCGTGTCCTCGTTACCGGAGCGGCGGGTTCAATCGGGCTCGAGCTTTGTCGTCAAATCGTCAAAGTAGAGCCGGAACATCTTGTACTCTTTGAGAGGGTTGAAAACGAGCTTTATAATGTGGAATTAGAATTTTCAGAAACCTTTCCTCATGGGTCGCACGTCTTTGTGCTCGGGGACATCCTCGACGTGGCAAAAGTGGAGCGAGTCATGGAAACGTATAAGCCCCAGGTAGTCTTTCACGCCGCGGCATACAAGCATGTTCCCATGATGGAGGCACATCCGTTCGAAGCGATAAGAAACAATATCCAGGGAACGCTGAATGTGGCCGAAGCATCGGCGAAGTACGGGGTCGAAAAATTTGTATTGATTTCGACGGACAAGGCCGTGGAACCTGCCAATATTATGGGCGCTACAAAACGTATCGCCGAGCTGATCTGTCAGGGAATGAACCAGTTGCAAAGCACTAAATTTATTGCCGTAAGATTCGGGAACGTGCTCAACAGTGCGGGAAGCGTCATCCCTCTTTTCAAGAGACAGATTATGAAGGGCGGTCCTGTCACGGTCACGCATCCCGATATGACACGATATTTCATGAGTATCCCGGAAGCAGCGCAGCTCGTGATGCAGGCCGGTGCTATCGGTAGGGGCGGTGAAATCTTTGTCCTCGATATGGGCGAGCCGGTGAAGATTGTCGACCTCGCCCGCGATATGATACGCCTTATGGGTCTTAAGGTCGGGGAGGATATTGACATCACATACTCCGGCTTAAGACCCGGAGAAAAGATCCATGAAGAACTTGTATCCCGCGAAGAAGAAGTAGAGAGTCGGCCTCACGAGAAGATCATGATGGTGAAGACGACCCGCGTCGATTGGGTAGAGTTGAAGCAAGGGGTAGGCGAGCTCTTACGCGAAATCAATGGAAACGGCGTGGAGGAAATCAGGCGCTTATTGTTCTTGCTGATCCCCGAAAGCAGTGGGCCCCGTTGA
- the yihA gene encoding ribosome biogenesis GTP-binding protein YihA/YsxC yields the protein MKIINAHFLKSITGPDESAGNGLPEICFIGRSNVGKSSAINSLVQRKIAKTSSAPGATKTINLFKVELELSGQRRPVIFSDFPGFGFSKVSKAVSQGWKTMIEGYILGNPRIRDIIWLFDIRREIDSLDEMLMEWLYRNKLTFSFVLTKSDKESQAVVSKKRRFFHDYFPGKTVFIFSSRTGQGKKELTAHLIGSIV from the coding sequence GTGAAAATAATCAACGCTCACTTTCTCAAAAGTATCACCGGTCCGGATGAAAGTGCAGGCAACGGGCTGCCTGAGATCTGTTTCATCGGACGGTCGAATGTGGGTAAATCCTCTGCGATAAACAGTCTTGTCCAAAGAAAAATTGCCAAGACAAGTTCAGCCCCCGGGGCGACGAAGACGATCAATCTTTTCAAGGTTGAATTGGAATTGAGTGGGCAGAGAAGACCAGTCATCTTTTCGGACTTCCCGGGGTTTGGTTTCTCAAAAGTGTCGAAAGCTGTGTCTCAGGGCTGGAAAACCATGATCGAAGGTTATATTCTCGGAAACCCGCGCATAAGGGATATCATATGGCTCTTCGATATACGACGCGAGATAGATTCCCTTGACGAAATGCTCATGGAGTGGCTCTACCGTAACAAATTGACGTTCTCTTTTGTCCTCACGAAATCAGACAAGGAATCCCAGGCCGTCGTTTCAAAGAAGAGAAGGTTTTTTCACGATTATTTTCCGGGCAAGACCGTGTTCATCTTTTCTTCGCGCACGGGACAGGGGAAAAAGGAACTTACAGCCCATTTGATCGGCTCCATTGTGTAG
- the pyrE gene encoding orotate phosphoribosyltransferase, whose protein sequence is MLSNREVLLNILKTLSYEEGEFVLASGKTSSFYIDAKETTLNPEGMHLVGDIMYRMVREIPDIEAVGGVSVGGDPLVCSTVLSSFVAKDNLLGFLIRKEPKGHGKNLWIEGGKNLKRGMHVVILEDVVTTGGSSLKAIESTEKEGYKVRAVIALLDRLDGGRAMIESKGYIFRSIFDLNDLR, encoded by the coding sequence ATGTTAAGCAATCGCGAAGTCCTTCTGAACATCCTCAAAACGCTCTCTTATGAGGAAGGAGAGTTCGTACTGGCGAGCGGCAAGACGAGTAGCTTCTATATCGACGCCAAGGAAACGACTCTCAATCCTGAGGGCATGCACCTGGTGGGCGATATTATGTACCGCATGGTTCGAGAGATACCTGATATTGAAGCGGTGGGCGGTGTTAGTGTGGGAGGTGATCCTCTGGTTTGCTCGACGGTCCTTTCATCTTTCGTAGCCAAGGATAATCTTCTGGGCTTTCTCATCAGAAAAGAACCCAAGGGCCACGGAAAGAATCTCTGGATTGAAGGCGGGAAGAATTTGAAGCGGGGTATGCATGTGGTAATCCTTGAAGATGTGGTTACCACGGGAGGATCATCACTGAAGGCAATTGAGTCGACTGAAAAGGAAGGTTATAAGGTGAGAGCCGTCATCGCGCTCCTTGACCGTCTCGACGGTGGAAGAGCGATGATAGAATCGAAGGGGTATATATTCAGGTCAATATTTGATCTCAATGACTTGAGATGA
- the purF gene encoding amidophosphoribosyltransferase produces MCGIFGIFDHKDAANIAYLGLHALQHRGQESAGIASADEETIRSHRQMGLVSDIFNEDVLTKLEGNSAIGHVRYSTAGSSNLGNAQPLVIEYAKGYLAVAHNGNLTNARIIKEELQNYGSIFQSTSDTEVIIHLVALSHENSTMDRLVSALRRIEGSYSMVVLTKDELVAARDPFGFRPLVLGKLKDAFVVSSETCAFDLVGAKYLREIEPGELLHIDRNGIKSFRPFKKQEPKYCIFEFIYFARPDSFMFGKTVYNVRKALGRQLARDTYVDADMVVPIPDSGIGAAIGYSQETNIPFELGLIRNHYVGRTFIEPKDSIRHFGVKLKLNALRDIVKGKKIVVVDDSIVRATTGRKIIKMLRQYGAKEIHFRVCSPPTAYPCFYGIDTPSRAELIASSHTTEEINKYMGSNSLQYLSIESMKSALGNGTYEYCDACFSGVYPSKFPWGMELGQMELFSRGDKC; encoded by the coding sequence ATGTGCGGGATTTTTGGAATTTTTGATCATAAGGACGCGGCAAACATCGCCTATCTCGGTCTCCATGCGCTTCAGCACAGAGGACAGGAAAGCGCAGGCATTGCAAGCGCCGACGAGGAAACCATCAGGTCCCACCGACAAATGGGGCTCGTATCGGATATCTTCAATGAAGATGTCCTCACGAAGCTTGAAGGAAATTCCGCCATCGGTCACGTACGGTATTCTACCGCCGGCTCGAGCAACTTAGGGAACGCGCAGCCCCTGGTCATCGAGTATGCCAAGGGATATCTGGCCGTAGCTCACAACGGCAATCTTACCAATGCGAGAATCATCAAGGAAGAGCTTCAGAATTACGGTTCAATATTCCAGTCCACCTCTGACACCGAGGTTATTATTCACCTCGTCGCTCTTTCCCACGAAAATTCCACGATGGACAGGCTCGTCAGTGCGCTTCGCAGGATCGAAGGCTCCTACTCAATGGTCGTCCTCACAAAAGATGAACTCGTTGCCGCCAGAGACCCCTTTGGGTTCAGGCCTCTCGTATTAGGAAAACTCAAGGACGCTTTCGTAGTCTCCAGCGAAACGTGTGCGTTCGATCTTGTTGGAGCGAAATACCTGAGGGAAATCGAACCGGGAGAGTTGCTCCACATAGATAGGAACGGCATCAAGAGCTTCAGGCCTTTTAAAAAACAGGAACCGAAATATTGCATTTTTGAATTTATCTACTTCGCGAGACCCGACAGCTTCATGTTCGGTAAAACCGTCTACAATGTGAGAAAAGCCCTGGGCCGCCAGCTTGCCCGGGACACGTACGTGGATGCCGATATGGTCGTGCCCATCCCTGATTCAGGCATCGGAGCCGCTATCGGTTATTCTCAGGAGACAAACATCCCCTTCGAACTCGGTCTCATCAGAAATCATTATGTGGGCAGGACATTCATCGAGCCCAAAGATTCGATACGTCATTTCGGCGTGAAGCTCAAACTGAACGCCCTGAGGGACATCGTTAAGGGAAAAAAGATTGTAGTTGTTGATGATTCGATAGTGAGAGCTACAACGGGCAGGAAGATAATCAAGATGCTGCGTCAGTACGGGGCCAAGGAAATTCATTTCCGGGTATGCTCTCCTCCCACCGCATACCCGTGTTTTTACGGAATTGATACGCCAAGCAGGGCCGAGCTCATAGCGTCTTCGCATACCACCGAAGAAATCAACAAGTATATGGGCTCCAACAGCCTCCAATATCTGAGCATCGAAAGCATGAAATCAGCTTTGGGGAACGGTACATACGAGTATTGCGACGCCTGTTTTTCCGGCGTCTATCCATCTAAGTTTCCCTGGGGCATGGAGCTGGGACAGATGGAATTATTTTCGAGGGGTGACAAATGTTAA